The genomic window CATATTTGATACTGACTCATCAAGTATTTTTATTTTTCCCATTTTTTCACCTCCAAAAAATAACTGTTCTTTTTAATTATCTAATACTTTGCAAATTATTTCAAGAAGTTTTTATAAAATATAATTGCTATTTCTTACTTATTTTGAGATAATTAAGGGTAAGTAACAGATAAGAGGTGTATCTATGAAAAAAATAATAATATCAATTCTAACCTTTTTAATATATACATTAACATTTTCAAATAACTATGAAGATTATAAGATTTTTATTGATGGAAAAAATGCTTATTACAGTGCAGATTATGAAAATGCCAAAAAGAATTTTGAGGTATTGCTGCGAACATTTTCATCTTCAACTGTATTTAATGAAAATTATGCATATTTTTTTATTGGAATGACTTATTATGAGCTAAAAGATTATAAAAAAGCTGCTCTTTATCTTGAAAAAGCAGTATATACTCCTAAAAAATCTCTTTTTTCCAATGACAGTGACCTTGAAAAAATAATTTTCTTTTCAGAGAGAGACTTTTCTCTTGGACAATCTTTAATAAATATTGGAGATATTGAAAAAGGTAAAATATATCTGCAAAGAGTAGATTATAACACTTTCTTCCCATTTGCTGCTCATTATGAGGAGAAAGCTTTAGAGATATTAGGAAAATACGATCCTCAATTTAAAAATAAAGAAGCTCTGAAATTCCACTATGATTTTTCTAAAATCAATACTATGACGATACCTGAATTATTAAGAATCGGAGATTATTATGCATCACAAAAAAATTATAAAATTGCAAAAGATTTTTATGAATATATTTTAAAAAATACACCTTTAGATGGATACGGAGAAACTGTAAATAAAAGATATTTAAAAGTATTAATTCAGCTTAATGATTATAAAGACCTTATTAAATATACAAGTACTCCACCTAAAGAATATAAAGATCTATATAATTTTTATAGAGGACTCGCATTTTATCAGTTAAAGGATTTTACCAGAGCACTTTTTCTATTTGATGGTATAAAGGATAAAAAATATATGTCTATGGCAAGATACTATGCTGCAGGTATTTATTTTGCTTTAGGAGATTATAAAAGTACAATAGATAATGCAAAATTAGTAACAGATAAAAATATAATCTCACAAAGTATGCTTGGTTTTTCATATCTATATTTAGGAAATGAAAAAGCTTTTGATAAAGTTGCAAAAGAAGTTATACAAAATTATCCAAGTAGTTATACAGCTACTTATTTTATGCTTCTTTTAAAACATACAAAAGATATACCTACAAAGATATCTTCTATTCAGAATTTAGGAAAACTTGCATCAACTGTAATTATTAATTCCAAACCACTGCCGTCTGATTTTATTAAAAAGGCAGATTTACTTGAAATTGACCAACTTTCACAAATTGCAGAGTTTGGAGATAAAGATTTACTACAAATTGCATTTGATAAGGGAAATTTTTTAAATAAGGGAAATATTGCATATGGATACTCTACAACAGTAATTCTTGAAAATGGACAATTTTACCATTTAGCTTTGAGAAACTCTAATGAGTATATGGGAGAGTTCTTACAGTATAAAGATCTGTTAAGATATAATTATCCAAGATACTTTAAAGATGAAGTAAACTATTGTTCTAAAAAATATGACGTACCACAAGAGATGATATATACAATTTTAAATAATATAAGTGGATTTAATATCTACTATGTCTCTGAAGATTCCCGATTTGGACTTATGGGAATTACTCCTGAAGGTAACCAGGGATACTCACTATTTCAAGTTTTTGATCCACAAGTTAATATAGAAATTGGTACAAAATTACTTAGAAAATATCTTGACCTATACGAAGGAAATAAATTAAAGGCATTAATTGCCTATGTGCATGGTCAAAAATATGTATCTTCACTATATTTTAGTGATAATAATGATTTAAGTTTTAACTCAATTATCATTCCAGAAGAGAGATACTATTTAGAAAATATGTTTTTGACCTTTGTTTTTTACTCAAAATTATATGAGTACTAAGGAGGAATAACCAGATGAGAAATACAAGATGGATATACAGAAAGGTAGATTCTGAAAATATCTCAAATCTCAATGTGGATAAAGATATTGTAAATCTTTTACACAATAGAGGAATTAAATCTGATGAAGATATATACTCCTTTATTAATACATCTATAGATAATATTCATGATCCTTTTACATTAAAGGATATGGATATAGCTGTAGAAAGAATTATAAAAGCTAAAAATAATAACGAAAATGTCTGGATTTATGGTGATTATGATGTTGATGGAATAACTTCAACCTCTCTTTTCTATATGGCTCTTTCAGAAATAGGAATTACACCTAATTACTATATCCCACTTCGTGATGAGGGATATGGTTTAAATAAGGAAGCAATGAAACATATTGCTGACCAGGGTGGACAAGTTATAATCACAGTGGACTGTGGAATCTCTTCTCATGAAGAGATAAAGTATGCAAATGAATTAGGCCTTGAAATCATTGTTACAGACCATCATGAGATTAACCATGGTAATCCACCTGCTCTTGCTGTAATCAATCCTAAAAGGGAAGATAACGCCTTTAAATTCAAATATTTAGCTGGTGTTGGAACCTCT from Fusobacterium sp. DD2 includes these protein-coding regions:
- a CDS encoding transglycosylase SLT domain-containing protein, whose amino-acid sequence is MKKIIISILTFLIYTLTFSNNYEDYKIFIDGKNAYYSADYENAKKNFEVLLRTFSSSTVFNENYAYFFIGMTYYELKDYKKAALYLEKAVYTPKKSLFSNDSDLEKIIFFSERDFSLGQSLINIGDIEKGKIYLQRVDYNTFFPFAAHYEEKALEILGKYDPQFKNKEALKFHYDFSKINTMTIPELLRIGDYYASQKNYKIAKDFYEYILKNTPLDGYGETVNKRYLKVLIQLNDYKDLIKYTSTPPKEYKDLYNFYRGLAFYQLKDFTRALFLFDGIKDKKYMSMARYYAAGIYFALGDYKSTIDNAKLVTDKNIISQSMLGFSYLYLGNEKAFDKVAKEVIQNYPSSYTATYFMLLLKHTKDIPTKISSIQNLGKLASTVIINSKPLPSDFIKKADLLEIDQLSQIAEFGDKDLLQIAFDKGNFLNKGNIAYGYSTTVILENGQFYHLALRNSNEYMGEFLQYKDLLRYNYPRYFKDEVNYCSKKYDVPQEMIYTILNNISGFNIYYVSEDSRFGLMGITPEGNQGYSLFQVFDPQVNIEIGTKLLRKYLDLYEGNKLKALIAYVHGQKYVSSLYFSDNNDLSFNSIIIPEERYYLENMFLTFVFYSKLYEY